The DNA segment ATCAGCAATCTTGACATGATGGCCCGCTTTACCTTTGACAACTTTGTTCCCGATGGGTATGGCCTCACCGACACAAAACGGCAAAATTTACGCATGGCTTACGATGCCGCATACGCCTTTGCCAATACGCCCAAAGGTTGGCTTATTTTATTGGGCGGCTACGGTTGCGGCAAAACGCACCTGGCCGCCGCCATTGCCAACTATGTGGTTGGCCAGGGCCAAACTGCCCTGTTTGTGGTGGTGCCGGATTTGCTTGACCACCTCCGGGCCACTTACAGCCCCCACAGCACCGTTACCTACGACCAGCGTTTTGACGAAATTCGCACGGCTCCGCTGCTCATTCTGGACGACCTGGGTTCGCACAGTTCCACCCATTGGGCGCAAGAAAAACTGTTTCAAATTTTTAACTATCGTTACAACGCCCAATTGCCCACGGTGGTCACCTCAAATTACGAATTAGAGGATATTGACATTCGGATTCGCTCTCGCATTGGCGATCTCAACCTCTCCCAAATTGTCAAAATTTTGGCGCCCGACTTCCGGCAGAGTGGGGTGGCCCAGGGCGTGTCGGAACTTTCCAGCCTGTCCTTGCACGCGGACCAAACCTTTGAAACCTTTGATTTGCGCGAACACGAATTGGATCGGGAAAAGGCCGAAAATCTCAAACGGGCCTTTACCTTTGCCCGCAACTTTGCCGCCAACCCGCAAGATTGGATCGCCTTTTCCGGCGCTTACGGCTGCGGCAAAACCCACCTGGCCGCCGCCATTGCCAACCAAAGAACCATGCAGGGCGAGTCGGCCCTGTTTGTGGTGGTGCCAGACTTGCTCGACCATCTCCGGGCCACGTTCAACCCTAACAGCCTGACCCCTTACGACAAACGGTTTGACGAAGTGCGCAAAACCCCCCTGCTGGTGCTGGACGACTTGGGCACGGAGAGCGCCACCCCCTGGGCCGAAGAAAAATTGTATCAGCTTTTTAACTATCGTTACAACGCCCGCCTGCCAACCGTGATCACCATGGCCAAAGACGTTGATCTAAAACCGCGCCTTAAATCCCTGCTATTGGACGTGGGCCGCTGCGCAACCTTTGAAATCCTGGCCCCCAGCTACCGCGGCCTGCCCACCCGCAATGTAGCCAAACGACGCGGCAGTAGAAAAGGGAACAGCTATTGAGGCAACCGGCCATGCCTGGCATACGCAATACGTAAATCTTCTTATTTCTATTTTCTAATTTTCAATTTTCTGTAGAGGATTATCCCCATGAACCTTGGTCTAAAAAACAAAATTGCTTTGGTCGCCGCTTCTTCTAAAGGGCTGGGTCGCGCCAGCGCCGAGGCCCTGGCCCAGGAGGGGGCTAAAGTAGCCATCTGCGCTCGCGATGGCAAAGTGTTAAAAACAACGGCCGACGAAATTGCCAATGCCACCCGCAGCGAGGTGCTGGCCATCCCGGCGGATGTCAATAACTCCAAAGACATCGAGCGGATTGTCAAAGAAACCGTTACCCACTTTGGCGCGCTCCATATCCTGGTCACCAATGCCGGGGGGCCGCCGGCCGGTTACTTTATAGAGTTTGACGATAAGCAGTGGCAGGAAGCCTTTAACCTGACCCTGATGAGCGCGGTGCGGCTGATCCGGGCCGCCATCCCGGCCATGCAAAAAGAAAAATGGGGCCGGATCATTAATATCACCAGCCTCTCGGTAAAAGAGCCGATAGATAACCTGGTTCTATCCAACTCCATCCGGGCTGCGGTGCATGGCCTGGCCAAAACCCTGGCCAATCAATTGGGTCGGGACGGCATTACGGTCAACAACGTGATGCCGGGCTACATCCACACCGACCGGGTGGAACAATTAGCCCAGCACACCGCCGAACGGACCGGCAAATCCGTGGCCGACGTTCTGGCCGAAATGGGCCAGCCCACGCCGGTGGGCCGGGTGGGACAGCCCAAAGAACTGGGCGCGTTGGTGACTTTTTTGGCTTCGGAACAGGCCGCTTACATTAATGGCGTGTCTATCCCGGTAGATGGCGGTCGTATCAAGAGCGCGTTTTAACAATGCAACCCTGGAAAATCCTTTCCCGGCGCGCTCTTTTAAAGCACAGTAAATTTTTGACTGTCGAAAGTCATACTGTTGAGTTGCCCAACGGCCAAATCATTTCGGATTGGGCCTGGCTCACCATGCCCGACTACGTGAATGTGGCTGTGGTGACCCCAACCGGCCAATTTCTGTGTTTTCGCCAGACAAAATACAGTGTAGATGGTTTATCATTGGCGGCGGTAGGAGGTTATTGTGAGCCTGGCGAAGCTCCTCTTGCCGCAGCCCAGCGAGAACTGCTGGAAGAAACCGGGTACGCAGCTCCGGACTGGGTCAATCTGGGCACTTACATCGTAGACGGTAATCGTGGCGCTGGCCAGGCCCACCTCTTCCTGGCTACCCAAGCTTACCGGGTCACTGAAGCTGACGCCGATGACCTGGAAGAACAAGAATTGCTCTATCTGAGTCGAGCCGAGGTGGAAACCGCGCTGGCCGTAGGCGAGTTCAAGGTGCTGCCGTGGTCAACGGTAATGGCGTTGGCCCTGTTGCATCTTTCTTACTAAATTTTGCTCCTGAGACACCTGCCCCATGCTTAAAACTTACCTGCCCTTTTTACAACATCACCTGTCCCCGCCCCGGCTCCAACATTCCCTAAACGTTATGGGCATTATGCAAGAGCTGGCTCAGATTTATAGCCTGAATCCCACCCAAGCGATGACTGCCGGTTTGCTGCATGATGCGGCCAAAGATTTAAGCCCAACCCAACTCCTGAACTTGGCCGAAGAAGCAAATTTTACCTTCAATGACCCCTGCGAACAACACCCCATTTACCTGCACGCCCCCATGGGGGCTTATTTTATTGCCGGTGAATTTGGCATAACCGATAGTTTGATTTTAGACGCCATCCGCACGCACTCCTTTGGCCCTGGCCCCACCTTTGACACGCCCTTTTCCTGGTGCCTCCGTTTTGCCGACATCCTGGCCCCGGTAAAAGAGTGGGCAGGCATGAAAAAACTAAAAAACATCGTCTATGCCGGACGCCGGGAAGAGGCGGCGCTGCTCCAGAGTGGGTGGTTGATCCAATATCTTCAGGAGATGGACATTCCCGTTCATCCTCATCTGGCTGCCACTTTTCAAGGTTTACTGGCCCGGCTAAAAGTCAACGGCTCCTTTTTTGAACGGTGGTAGACCGCCCAGGCCAATTCCTCTCTATTTCTCCAGAAACTACTATGCAATAATGTTGCCGACCCATCCAAACCGCCTCGCCGAGAGGCAAGGCTTAAGATTGACAGACTACTGGTGATACGGTACAATAGAGGCCCTATGCACACGTGTGCATAACCCCACAAACAGAGTGGTTACTATTTTACGCCAACGTGAGAGAAGAGAATTGGTCACCATTAAGGATATCGCCAAAGCGGCCGGGGTTTCTCATACCACCGTCTCCCGCGCCTTAAAAAACAACCCGGCCATCAGCCCCGAAACCCGGGCCCGGATTCAGACCCTGGCTCAAAAAATGGGCTACACCCCCAGCGCCGTGGCCCAAAGTATGCGCGCGCAGCGCACCCGCACGGTGGGTATGGTCGTCACCACTATTGCCGACCCCTTTGTGGTGCAAGTAGTGGAAGGAGTGGAGAGCGCAGCTCAACAGGCCGGTTATAGCGTTCTGCTCTGTACCTCGCACGACGAGCCGAAGCGAGAAATAGACGTGGTTGACACACTGCACCGCCGCCGGGTGGACGCCATCATCATCACCTCCTCGCGGGTGGGCAGTTTGTACGGGGAGCGCCTTGACCGGATTCGCGTGCCGATTGTGTTGATCAACAACCAGGGCGAGGGCCAATATCTCTATTCCGTGGCCGTGGACGACAGACAAGGGGCGCAGTTGGCGGTTGAGCATTTACTGGCTTTGGGACATCGGCGGATTGGCTATATTGGGACGGTTCGGCGGCCCCGCTCCAGCCAGCGGCGTTTGGACGGCTACCGGCAGGCGCTGGACAAGGCCGGTATTCGTTCTGAGGCCGCCCTTATTTCGCCCATTCTATCCGCAGATGATTGGCAGCAGGGGCAAGAAGCGTTGGCGCATCTGCTGGCTGCAAAAGCCACGGCCGTTTTTTGTTATAACGATCTTATGGCCATTGCTTTACTGACCGCCTGCCGGCAGCGGAAGCTGGCTGTGCCGGCAGAGTTGAGCGTGGTTGGCTTTGACGATATTGAACCGGCCCGTTACATTACCCCGGCTTTGACCACCGTCAACCAGCCTCGTTTTAAATTGGGGCAACTGGCCATGCGGATGACCCTTGATTTGTTGGATGAGCAGGCCGGGCAAAACCAGTTATTATCCTGTGCCCTGGTGGTGCGCGAGTCCACCGCCCACCTCAAACCGGAAGCGTAGCCGTTTGTTTACGAAACCACTTCGCCTACTACCTGCCGGCCGTCTTCAATCACCGAATCCCGCAGAATCACCGCATCTTTAATCAACACATCGGCGCCAATTTTACAGTTACGCTCAATGTAAACCCGCGGCCCAATCACGCAGCCGGGGCCGATGGTGGTATTTTCCTCAATGCGCAGGGGCGTGATCAGGTGAGTGTGTTGGCCCACGCTCTGCGGGGCCAATTGGGGTTTATCGCCGCCGGTGGTCAGGTAGTGGCGATTGAGCGCCAACAAATCGTCGGCATTGGTTAGTTGCAGGCGGCTTTCGGTGAGAACGCCGGTTACGTGGCCGTCTCGTTTGATCAACATCTGGATGGCATCTTGCAACTCATACTCGCCTCGCGGCGAGGGTTTGACCTGCGGCAAGTAAGCCAATAACCTGGGCGAAAAAACGTACAGGGGCAAACTGGCAATATCCGAAGGGGCCTCTTGGGGGTTGGGTTTTTCCACAATCCGGATGATTTCGCCGTTGCTGATCTCCACAATGCCGGTGCGGCTGATCATGGCAGGGGACGCTTTCATCAAACTCAGGGTGGCATTGGCTTTTTGCCGGTGATGGGTGGCCAATAACTCGGCTACATGCTCAACCGGGGTCAGGTTGTCGCAAGCAGAAAGCACAAAGGTATTGTGGAGGTAGGGCGCAGCCAGGCTCAAGGCATTGGCCATGCCCAAACGTTCTGGCTGGATCACAAATTGAATGTTTATGTCCAGCGTGGTCTGTTCCCGAAAATACCGCCCCACCTCGCCGTCTTCCCGGCTGATGACCATAATGAATTCCCGCACGTTGTTTTGGGCCAGCGTTTCCATCACTCGCTCAACAATGGGCTTACCCAAAATGGGCACCATCGCCTTGGTCCGGTTCAACGTGATCGGATTCAACCGCGATCCTTTTCCGGCGGCTAAAATCACTGCTTGCATCTTATCACCTGACCCTACAAAGCCCGGCCCGCCCATCCGGCCGGCAAAAGTGAATGCTGTAGAGGCCGGCCTCGTCAGGATGATCCACCGGATAGCGGCGGTGCACCGCCTCGGCAATAGTTTCGCGGGCCGCGGGGTCAATCAGGGCAATGCAGCAGCCCCGGAAACCGGCCCCGCTAAAGCGCGTGCCATACACCCCTGGCGTGTCGCGCAGAATTTCATAGAGCGTGATCAACTGCGGGCTGCCGCACTCGTAATACTTAATGGAACTCTCGCCGGATTCGGAGATTAGTGTTCCCAGGCGTTTCAAATCCCCCTGTTGCCAGGCGGCCACGCCGTCCACTACCCGCTGCATTTCGCCAAAATAATGCATGGCCCGTTTTTTCAGCGTTGGCGGCAAACAGTGGCCCTCGGCGGCAAAAATGGCCGGGTCAACGTGGCGCAAACGAGAAGCCGGATTGGCCCCATTCCCTGAAAAAGGCAATAACATTTGGGCCGCTTCCTGGCACTCAGCCACCCGATTGTTATAATCTGTGCCCACCAAACCGCGCGTCACCCCGGAATAGACCACCAGGATTTCAAAATCACCGGGGCGGAGGGGGGTGGGAATTTGTTTAACCTCAACCGTCCGGCAATCAATAAAGGTCAAATGATTGTCCTGGCTAAAAAGAATGACGGATTGATCCAGGATGCCGTTATTGAGGCCAATGTACTTGTTCTCGGTGAAACGCACCAACTCCACGTTCTCTTTGGCCGGCACTTCCAGCCCGTTAACGGCTTCCAGGGCCAACAGGTAGGCAATGGTCACTGCCGCCGATGAACTCAGCCCGCCAATGGGCATTTCCCCCCCAATCACGCCCACCAGGCCGTTTTGCAGTTGGTAAGTTTGTTGAAGGGCCAGCACCGCGCCCCGCACGTAGTTACCCCAATCGCGCGGGGTATAGGGCGGCACCTGGCTCAGACCAAAGGAAACCGGCGGTTCAAAATCCTCGCTTTCAATCCGAACGGCGCCGTCAGGGGTAGGAGCAAAGGCCAGCAGCAGCGATTGGTCAATGGTCATCCCTGTCACCAGGCCCAGTTGGTGGTCAATATGCGCTCCCAACGGGCAAATGCGCAGCGGCGCTTTGACCACCCGGATCGCCGCCGGGTCAACCTGATAGTGATGTT comes from the Anaerolineae bacterium genome and includes:
- a CDS encoding ATP-binding protein, yielding MERIDEILQRHTSAPPAATDDNNPQASSSSEQEWLCPICGGTGYLRQNVPVGHPNFGKLIECQCRQAERETRRLNVLRAISNLDMMARFTFDNFVPDGYGLTDTKRQNLRMAYDAAYAFANTPKGWLILLGGYGCGKTHLAAAIANYVVGQGQTALFVVVPDLLDHLRATYSPHSTVTYDQRFDEIRTAPLLILDDLGSHSSTHWAQEKLFQIFNYRYNAQLPTVVTSNYELEDIDIRIRSRIGDLNLSQIVKILAPDFRQSGVAQGVSELSSLSLHADQTFETFDLREHELDREKAENLKRAFTFARNFAANPQDWIAFSGAYGCGKTHLAAAIANQRTMQGESALFVVVPDLLDHLRATFNPNSLTPYDKRFDEVRKTPLLVLDDLGTESATPWAEEKLYQLFNYRYNARLPTVITMAKDVDLKPRLKSLLLDVGRCATFEILAPSYRGLPTRNVAKRRGSRKGNSY
- a CDS encoding SDR family oxidoreductase — its product is MNLGLKNKIALVAASSKGLGRASAEALAQEGAKVAICARDGKVLKTTADEIANATRSEVLAIPADVNNSKDIERIVKETVTHFGALHILVTNAGGPPAGYFIEFDDKQWQEAFNLTLMSAVRLIRAAIPAMQKEKWGRIINITSLSVKEPIDNLVLSNSIRAAVHGLAKTLANQLGRDGITVNNVMPGYIHTDRVEQLAQHTAERTGKSVADVLAEMGQPTPVGRVGQPKELGALVTFLASEQAAYINGVSIPVDGGRIKSAF
- a CDS encoding NUDIX hydrolase, encoding MQPWKILSRRALLKHSKFLTVESHTVELPNGQIISDWAWLTMPDYVNVAVVTPTGQFLCFRQTKYSVDGLSLAAVGGYCEPGEAPLAAAQRELLEETGYAAPDWVNLGTYIVDGNRGAGQAHLFLATQAYRVTEADADDLEEQELLYLSRAEVETALAVGEFKVLPWSTVMALALLHLSY
- the yqeK gene encoding bis(5'-nucleosyl)-tetraphosphatase (symmetrical) YqeK, coding for MLKTYLPFLQHHLSPPRLQHSLNVMGIMQELAQIYSLNPTQAMTAGLLHDAAKDLSPTQLLNLAEEANFTFNDPCEQHPIYLHAPMGAYFIAGEFGITDSLILDAIRTHSFGPGPTFDTPFSWCLRFADILAPVKEWAGMKKLKNIVYAGRREEAALLQSGWLIQYLQEMDIPVHPHLAATFQGLLARLKVNGSFFERW
- a CDS encoding LacI family DNA-binding transcriptional regulator, with amino-acid sequence MLRQRERRELVTIKDIAKAAGVSHTTVSRALKNNPAISPETRARIQTLAQKMGYTPSAVAQSMRAQRTRTVGMVVTTIADPFVVQVVEGVESAAQQAGYSVLLCTSHDEPKREIDVVDTLHRRRVDAIIITSSRVGSLYGERLDRIRVPIVLINNQGEGQYLYSVAVDDRQGAQLAVEHLLALGHRRIGYIGTVRRPRSSQRRLDGYRQALDKAGIRSEAALISPILSADDWQQGQEALAHLLAAKATAVFCYNDLMAIALLTACRQRKLAVPAELSVVGFDDIEPARYITPALTTVNQPRFKLGQLAMRMTLDLLDEQAGQNQLLSCALVVRESTAHLKPEA
- a CDS encoding NTP transferase domain-containing protein, which encodes MQAVILAAGKGSRLNPITLNRTKAMVPILGKPIVERVMETLAQNNVREFIMVISREDGEVGRYFREQTTLDINIQFVIQPERLGMANALSLAAPYLHNTFVLSACDNLTPVEHVAELLATHHRQKANATLSLMKASPAMISRTGIVEISNGEIIRIVEKPNPQEAPSDIASLPLYVFSPRLLAYLPQVKPSPRGEYELQDAIQMLIKRDGHVTGVLTESRLQLTNADDLLALNRHYLTTGGDKPQLAPQSVGQHTHLITPLRIEENTTIGPGCVIGPRVYIERNCKIGADVLIKDAVILRDSVIEDGRQVVGEVVS
- a CDS encoding GHMP kinase, with protein sequence MFQTIPKTKPSVRIARSEMERTGVLVAQLKHHYQVDPAAIRVVKAPLRICPLGAHIDHQLGLVTGMTIDQSLLLAFAPTPDGAVRIESEDFEPPVSFGLSQVPPYTPRDWGNYVRGAVLALQQTYQLQNGLVGVIGGEMPIGGLSSSAAVTIAYLLALEAVNGLEVPAKENVELVRFTENKYIGLNNGILDQSVILFSQDNHLTFIDCRTVEVKQIPTPLRPGDFEILVVYSGVTRGLVGTDYNNRVAECQEAAQMLLPFSGNGANPASRLRHVDPAIFAAEGHCLPPTLKKRAMHYFGEMQRVVDGVAAWQQGDLKRLGTLISESGESSIKYYECGSPQLITLYEILRDTPGVYGTRFSGAGFRGCCIALIDPAARETIAEAVHRRYPVDHPDEAGLYSIHFCRPDGRAGLCRVR